A single Methanocaldococcus bathoardescens DNA region contains:
- the dapA gene encoding 4-hydroxy-tetrahydrodipicolinate synthase — translation MFKGVYPAIITPFKNNEIDYNGLEENINFLIENGVSGIVAVGTTGESPTLSHEEHKKVIEKVVEIVDGRVQVIAGAGSNCTEEAIELSIFAEDVGADAVLSIAPYYNKPTQEGLRRHFGKIAESINIPIILYNVPSRTSVNLEPKTVKLLAEEYSNISAVKEANPNLSQVSELIHDAKITVLSGNDELTLPIIALGGKGVISVVANIVPKEFVEMVNYALNGDFEKAREIHYKLFPLMKAMFIETNPIPVKTALNMMGRPAGELRLPLCEMSEEHKKILENVLKELGLI, via the coding sequence ATGTTTAAGGGGGTCTATCCCGCCATCATTACTCCTTTTAAAAATAATGAAATAGATTATAATGGATTAGAAGAGAATATAAACTTTTTAATTGAAAATGGAGTTAGTGGAATTGTAGCTGTTGGAACAACTGGGGAAAGTCCAACTTTATCACATGAGGAGCATAAAAAAGTTATTGAAAAGGTTGTAGAGATTGTTGATGGAAGAGTTCAAGTTATTGCAGGAGCTGGTTCAAACTGCACAGAGGAAGCTATTGAGCTCTCTATTTTTGCTGAGGATGTTGGAGCAGATGCTGTTCTCTCTATAGCGCCCTATTACAACAAACCTACACAGGAAGGTTTAAGAAGACATTTTGGAAAGATTGCTGAATCAATAAATATTCCAATTATCTTATACAATGTCCCATCAAGAACTTCTGTTAATTTAGAACCAAAAACAGTAAAGCTTTTAGCTGAAGAATACAGCAACATTTCAGCAGTTAAAGAGGCAAATCCTAATTTATCTCAAGTTTCTGAGCTTATACACGATGCTAAGATAACTGTTCTTTCAGGTAATGACGAGCTAACTTTACCAATAATCGCCTTAGGAGGGAAGGGAGTTATTAGTGTTGTAGCTAATATAGTCCCAAAAGAGTTTGTAGAAATGGTTAATTATGCATTAAATGGAGATTTTGAAAAAGCGAGAGAAATTCACTATAAATTATTCCCATTAATGAAGGCAATGTTTATTGAAACCAATCCAATCCCTGTTAAAACAGCTCTAAATATGATGGGAAGACCTGCTGGGGAGTTAAGATTGCCGTTATGTGAGATGAGTGAAGAGCACAAAAAGATTTTGGAAAATGTTTTAAAAGAACTTGGCTTAATCTAA
- a CDS encoding 30S ribosomal protein S17e, translated as MGRIRQALIKRTAMELIKKYRDLFTTDFETNKRVLEQVAQISTKRLRNRIAGYITHKMRQLQ; from the coding sequence ATGGGAAGGATTAGACAGGCATTAATCAAAAGAACAGCTATGGAATTAATTAAGAAATACAGAGATTTATTTACAACAGATTTTGAAACAAACAAAAGAGTTTTAGAGCAAGTAGCTCAAATCTCAACAAAAAGATTGAGAAACAGAATTGCTGGTTATATCACTCACAAAATGAGACAGCTACAATAA
- a CDS encoding RNA polymerase Rpb4 family protein, with protein MIGKKILGERYVTVSEATEIMYNRAQIGELSYEQGCALDYLQKFAKLEKEDAQKLVEELVSLGVDEKTAVKIADILPEDLDDLRAIYYKRELPENAEEILEIVRKYI; from the coding sequence ATGATAGGCAAAAAAATCCTTGGAGAGAGGTATGTAACAGTATCAGAGGCTACTGAAATTATGTATAATAGAGCTCAAATTGGGGAATTATCTTATGAACAGGGATGTGCTTTAGATTATTTACAAAAATTTGCTAAGTTAGAGAAAGAAGATGCACAAAAATTAGTTGAAGAATTAGTATCTTTAGGAGTAGATGAAAAAACAGCAGTTAAAATAGCCGATATATTACCTGAAGATTTAGATGATTTAAGAGCTATCTATTACAAAAGAGAATTGCCTGAAAATGCTGAGGAAATCTTAGAAATCGTTAGGAAATATATTTAA
- a CDS encoding MBL fold metallo-hydrolase encodes MEIIFRGAALEVGRSCIEIKTDKSKILLDCGVKLGKEIEYPILDESIRDVDKVFISHAHLDHSGALPILFHRKIDVPVTTTELSKRLIKVLLKDMVKIAETENREIPYNNHDVKEAMRHTIPLNYNDKKYHKDFSYELFSAGHIPGSASILLEYNNKTILYTGDTKLRDTRLTKGADLSYTKDDIDVLIIESTYGNSIHPDRKAVELSFIEKIKEVLFRGGVALIPVFAVDRAQEILLILNDYKIDAPIYLDGMAVEVTKLMLKYKDMLNESYQLEKALKNVKMIEKSEDRVRAIENLSKNGGIVVTTAGMLDGGPILYYLKLFMRNPKNALLLTGYQVRDSNGRHLIETGKLFIGKDEVKPNLEVCMYNFSCHAGMDELHEIIKKVNPELLIIQHGEEVQATILRNWALEHGFDAIIPKLGEKIRV; translated from the coding sequence ATGGAAATTATTTTTAGAGGGGCAGCGTTAGAGGTTGGAAGAAGCTGTATAGAAATAAAAACTGACAAAAGTAAAATACTATTAGATTGTGGGGTTAAGCTTGGAAAAGAGATTGAATACCCTATATTAGACGAATCAATAAGAGACGTTGATAAAGTTTTTATTTCTCATGCCCATCTTGACCACTCAGGAGCTCTACCAATACTGTTTCATAGAAAAATAGATGTTCCTGTAACTACAACCGAGCTATCAAAAAGATTAATTAAAGTTTTACTAAAAGATATGGTAAAAATTGCTGAAACAGAAAATAGAGAAATACCTTATAACAACCATGATGTAAAAGAGGCTATGAGGCATACAATCCCACTAAATTACAACGATAAAAAATACCACAAAGATTTTTCCTATGAGCTCTTTAGTGCTGGGCATATTCCAGGAAGTGCATCAATTTTATTAGAATATAATAACAAAACTATCTTATATACTGGAGATACAAAGCTTAGAGACACAAGATTAACAAAAGGAGCTGATTTAAGCTATACAAAAGATGATATTGATGTTCTAATAATTGAATCAACTTATGGAAATAGCATACATCCGGATAGAAAAGCTGTAGAGTTATCTTTTATAGAAAAAATAAAAGAGGTTTTATTTAGGGGAGGGGTTGCTTTAATTCCAGTATTTGCTGTAGATAGAGCTCAAGAAATATTATTAATATTAAATGATTATAAGATAGACGCGCCAATCTACTTAGATGGAATGGCTGTTGAAGTTACAAAGTTAATGTTAAAGTATAAAGATATGTTAAATGAATCTTATCAATTAGAAAAAGCTTTAAAAAATGTTAAAATGATTGAAAAATCAGAGGATAGAGTTAGAGCAATTGAAAATTTATCAAAAAATGGAGGGATTGTTGTAACAACTGCTGGAATGTTAGATGGTGGGCCTATACTATATTATTTAAAATTATTCATGCGCAATCCAAAAAACGCTTTATTATTAACCGGATATCAAGTTAGAGATTCTAATGGGAGACATTTAATTGAGACAGGAAAGTTATTTATTGGAAAAGATGAAGTTAAGCCAAACTTAGAAGTTTGTATGTATAACTTCTCATGTCATGCTGGAATGGATGAACTACATGAGATAATTAAAAAAGTTAATCCAGAGCTATTAATTATACAGCATGGAGAGGAAGTTCAGGCAACAATTTTAAGAAATTGGGCTTTAGAACACGGATTTGATGCAATAATTCCAAAATTAGGAGAAAAAATAAGGGTTTAA
- a CDS encoding RlmF-related methyltransferase: protein MFGLKIEDAIKYNENLKKYVYKKGDKLRINFKDKEALMEYNKTVLKVLFGLDIEFHKNGLIPTPINRYLFIKSTFETLKKLGIEKPNVLEIGTGHSAIISILIKKFYDAEVYATEVDEEFIDFAKRNIEKNKLDIKIINSKGKVIEGIKEIRDKKFDLIISYPPFYSKNSVASGRKFGGALAKEVELIGGGKFGEEFSFKIIEEGINFLNKKGVIALMMPKKPEERRKLIIEKMKDVGLDIEVDEIKTGNRLRYIIKGIKM, encoded by the coding sequence ATGTTTGGACTAAAGATTGAAGATGCCATAAAATACAATGAAAATCTAAAAAAATATGTGTATAAAAAAGGAGATAAGCTCAGGATTAACTTTAAAGATAAAGAGGCATTAATGGAATATAACAAAACAGTTTTGAAAGTTTTGTTTGGTTTAGATATTGAATTCCATAAAAATGGACTAATCCCTACACCAATAAACAGATATCTTTTTATAAAATCAACTTTTGAAACGTTAAAAAAACTTGGCATAGAAAAACCAAATGTTTTGGAGATAGGGACAGGACACTCTGCCATAATCTCTATATTAATAAAAAAATTTTATGATGCTGAAGTTTATGCCACTGAGGTTGATGAAGAATTTATAGATTTTGCTAAAAGAAACATAGAGAAAAATAAATTGGATATAAAAATTATAAATTCTAAAGGGAAAGTCATTGAAGGTATTAAAGAAATTAGAGATAAAAAATTTGATTTAATTATTTCATATCCTCCATTTTATTCAAAAAATTCTGTTGCGAGTGGGAGAAAGTTTGGAGGAGCTTTAGCTAAGGAGGTTGAATTAATTGGTGGAGGAAAATTTGGAGAAGAATTTTCATTTAAAATAATTGAAGAGGGAATTAATTTTTTAAATAAAAAAGGAGTTATTGCCTTAATGATGCCAAAAAAACCAGAAGAGAGGAGAAAATTAATCATTGAAAAAATGAAGGATGTTGGATTAGATATCGAAGTTGATGAAATTAAAACTGGAAATAGGTTGAGATACATAATTAAGGGGATAAAAATGTAA
- a CDS encoding DNA replication complex GINS family protein: protein MYESLKNYFFEEIKSDKLLKLPDNFYDDIREYIKNIKDEIELERAKYYFKELRKLRIYKALYLDNERENLLPEELNIIYAIENVVVELKIEENVESTQLNEIEIPKPIYTINDIDVVKVDKNFPPFTDGTFIYNLNKNDVLSLNKKISDILKKHRIISGIGESYENAEKS from the coding sequence ATGTATGAATCCTTAAAAAATTATTTTTTTGAAGAAATAAAGTCAGATAAATTATTAAAACTTCCTGATAATTTTTATGATGATATTAGGGAATATATAAAAAATATTAAAGATGAGATTGAACTCGAAAGAGCTAAATATTATTTTAAAGAGCTTAGAAAGTTAAGAATATACAAAGCCCTGTATTTAGACAATGAGAGAGAAAACTTACTTCCAGAAGAGTTAAATATTATATATGCTATTGAAAATGTTGTCGTTGAATTGAAAATTGAGGAAAATGTAGAATCTACACAACTTAATGAGATTGAGATACCAAAACCTATATATACAATAAATGATATTGATGTTGTAAAGGTTGATAAAAACTTTCCACCATTCACAGATGGCACTTTTATATATAACCTAAACAAAAATGATGTCCTCTCTTTAAATAAAAAAATATCAGATATTTTAAAAAAACACAGGATTATCTCAGGAATAGGTGAAAGTTATGAAAATGCCGAAAAAAGTTAG
- a CDS encoding 50S ribosomal protein L41e: protein MKRSSRRWKKKGRMRWKWYKKRLRRLKRERKRARS from the coding sequence ATAAAGAGGAGTTCAAGAAGATGGAAAAAGAAAGGAAGAATGAGATGGAAATGGTATAAGAAAAGATTGAGAAGGTTAAAGAGAGAGAGAAAGAGAGCTAGGTCATAA
- a CDS encoding chorismate mutase, with protein sequence MREKLEEIRKKIDEIDNKILKLIAERNSLAKDVAEIKNQLGIPINDPDREKYIYDRIRKLCKEHNVDENIGIKIFQILIEHNKALQRKYLEETQNKNK encoded by the coding sequence ATGAGAGAGAAACTTGAGGAAATTAGGAAGAAAATTGATGAGATTGATAATAAGATATTAAAGTTAATTGCTGAAAGAAATAGCTTAGCTAAAGATGTAGCTGAGATAAAAAATCAGCTTGGCATCCCTATTAACGACCCAGATAGAGAAAAATATATATACGATAGGATAAGAAAACTTTGTAAAGAACATAACGTTGATGAAAATATTGGCATTAAAATATTTCAAATACTTATAGAACACAATAAAGCCCTTCAAAGGAAATATCTTGAGGAAACACAAAATAAAAACAAATAA
- a CDS encoding tRNA pseudouridine(54/55) synthase Pus10, with protein sequence MEIINYEILKKYPLCDRCFGRLYAKLLHTTNTERGRALKLYKALELEAKIKKAKEKGINYEEELELLKALARSGVDEIRLEDIEVEKENCPWCKGIFNKQKMEKLLNKVIELLKEYEFDTFLIGTHIPKEIKELEKEIETEFMESIKQEFGREFGKMLAVRLDKAPNKEYPDIVVHINPYNEEIYLQINPLFIKGRYRKLVRGIPQTRWPCRKCRGKGCELCNYTGKKYPISVEEIIAKPFLEATKGVDAKFHGAGREDIDVRMLGDGRPFVLEIKEPKIRKIDLNKIAEEVNKDGRVEVLNLEFGVRKDKVIFKNTPHRKTYRALVECSDKITDDELKLLEKELENRTIYQKTPKRVLHRRADLERIRKVYKVKTSKVDDNHFEMIIYCDGGLYIKELISGDDGRTNPSVSSILNKNCICKELDVLKIHDNDTEGENYGSNE encoded by the coding sequence ATGGAGATTATAAATTATGAAATATTAAAAAAATATCCTCTCTGCGATAGATGCTTTGGAAGGTTGTATGCTAAGTTATTACATACAACAAACACTGAAAGAGGTAGGGCGTTAAAGCTATATAAAGCTTTGGAACTTGAGGCAAAAATAAAAAAAGCTAAGGAAAAAGGAATAAATTATGAGGAGGAGTTGGAATTATTAAAAGCTTTGGCAAGGAGTGGAGTTGATGAAATAAGATTGGAAGATATAGAGGTAGAAAAAGAAAACTGCCCATGGTGTAAAGGAATTTTTAACAAACAAAAAATGGAAAAGTTGTTAAACAAAGTAATTGAACTTTTAAAAGAATATGAGTTTGATACATTTTTAATTGGAACTCATATCCCCAAAGAGATTAAAGAGCTTGAAAAAGAGATTGAAACAGAATTTATGGAGAGTATAAAACAAGAATTTGGAAGAGAATTTGGAAAGATGTTGGCAGTTAGATTGGACAAAGCCCCAAATAAGGAATATCCAGATATAGTTGTTCATATAAATCCATACAATGAAGAGATTTACTTACAAATAAACCCATTATTTATTAAGGGAAGATATAGAAAATTAGTTAGAGGGATTCCACAAACAAGATGGCCTTGCAGAAAGTGTAGAGGGAAGGGATGTGAGCTCTGTAATTACACAGGTAAAAAATACCCAATATCTGTTGAAGAAATCATTGCCAAACCGTTCTTAGAAGCAACAAAAGGAGTAGATGCAAAATTTCATGGAGCTGGAAGAGAAGATATAGACGTTAGAATGCTTGGAGATGGGAGGCCATTTGTTTTAGAGATTAAAGAGCCAAAGATAAGAAAAATTGATTTAAATAAAATTGCTGAAGAAGTTAATAAAGATGGAAGGGTAGAGGTCTTAAACTTAGAGTTTGGTGTTAGAAAGGATAAAGTTATATTTAAAAACACCCCACATAGAAAAACATATAGAGCTTTAGTTGAATGCTCTGATAAAATTACTGATGATGAGCTAAAACTTCTCGAAAAAGAACTTGAAAATAGAACCATCTACCAAAAAACACCAAAAAGGGTTTTACATAGAAGAGCTGATTTAGAGAGAATCCGTAAGGTATATAAAGTTAAAACCAGTAAAGTAGATGACAATCATTTTGAGATGATTATATATTGTGATGGTGGATTATATATAAAAGAGCTAATCAGCGGAGATGATGGGAGAACAAACCCATCCGTCTCATCTATATTAAACAAAAACTGTATATGTAAGGAATTAGATGTTTTAAAAATACATGATAATGATACTGAAGGTGAGAATTATGGTTCAAATGAGTGA
- a CDS encoding Rrf2 family transcriptional regulator, whose product MKVEGLTKKIMEHLKEPITIRELAKKLNIHPKNLDVKIRVLRDLGLVETKKGRNGGVRLTKEGIYLLEKGEITLGALKLQIVAKDRIGLLADITSRISKIGGNITSTVLERDGEDVVIYLIVENVDKDEIKNALEDVVKKISIIW is encoded by the coding sequence ATGAAAGTTGAAGGTTTAACTAAAAAAATTATGGAACATTTAAAAGAGCCAATAACAATTAGAGAACTTGCTAAAAAACTAAATATCCATCCAAAAAACTTAGATGTTAAAATTAGAGTTTTGAGAGATTTAGGATTGGTAGAAACAAAAAAAGGTAGAAATGGAGGAGTTAGATTAACAAAAGAAGGAATATATTTATTAGAAAAGGGAGAAATTACCTTAGGAGCTTTAAAATTACAGATTGTAGCTAAGGATAGAATTGGTTTGTTAGCTGATATAACTTCAAGGATATCTAAGATTGGTGGGAATATAACATCAACAGTCCTTGAAAGAGATGGAGAGGATGTGGTTATTTATTTAATTGTAGAAAATGTAGATAAGGATGAAATAAAAAATGCTTTAGAGGATGTAGTAAAAAAAATCTCTATTATTTGGTGA
- a CDS encoding DNA polymerase sliding clamp yields MFRGVMESAKEFKKVVDTVSTLLDEICFEVDEEGIKASAMDPSHVALVSLEIPRLAFEEYEADSHEIGIDLEAFKKVMNRAKSKDKLILELDEEKNKLNIIFENTGKRKFSLALLDLSASSVKVPDIEYPNVIMIKGDAFKEALKDADLFSDYVILKADEDKFVVHAKGDLNDFNAEFEKDSSAIISLEVKEETKSAFNLDYLMDMVKGVSSGDIIKIYLGNDMPVKLEYSLAGVNLTFLLAPRIEG; encoded by the coding sequence ATGTTCAGAGGAGTTATGGAGAGTGCAAAAGAGTTTAAAAAAGTTGTTGATACTGTCTCAACACTTTTAGATGAGATTTGCTTTGAGGTTGATGAGGAAGGGATTAAGGCAAGTGCAATGGACCCAAGTCATGTAGCATTAGTTAGCTTAGAGATTCCAAGATTGGCTTTTGAAGAATATGAAGCTGACTCTCATGAAATTGGTATAGATTTAGAAGCATTCAAAAAAGTCATGAATAGGGCAAAATCAAAAGATAAATTAATCTTAGAGTTAGATGAAGAAAAGAACAAATTAAATATTATCTTTGAAAATACTGGAAAGAGAAAGTTCAGCTTGGCCTTATTAGATTTATCTGCTTCATCAGTTAAAGTTCCTGATATAGAATATCCAAACGTAATAATGATTAAGGGAGATGCATTCAAAGAAGCTTTAAAGGATGCTGATTTATTCAGCGATTATGTAATTTTAAAGGCTGATGAGGATAAGTTTGTTGTCCATGCTAAAGGAGATTTAAATGATTTTAACGCGGAGTTTGAAAAAGACAGCTCTGCAATTATTAGCTTAGAAGTTAAAGAAGAGACAAAGAGTGCGTTCAATTTAGATTATTTAATGGACATGGTTAAGGGAGTTAGTAGTGGGGACATAATTAAAATTTATCTTGGAAATGACATGCCTGTGAAATTAGAATATAGTCTTGCAGGAGTTAATTTAACATTCTTGTTAGCCCCAAGGATTGAAGGATAA
- the gatC gene encoding Asp-tRNA(Asn) amidotransferase subunit GatC — translation MDEKTIEKIKKEAEEIINKFSEVLEKFNLEMEESYYIIDSRNVLRDDEAIESNPEFREKFLKIAPKVNKEGYVVVEKGSWLK, via the coding sequence ATGGATGAAAAAACCATTGAAAAGATAAAAAAAGAGGCCGAAGAGATTATCAATAAATTTAGCGAGGTCTTAGAGAAGTTTAACTTAGAGATGGAAGAGAGCTACTATATTATTGACAGCAGAAATGTTCTTAGAGATGACGAAGCAATTGAAAGTAATCCAGAATTCAGGGAGAAATTTCTAAAAATTGCTCCTAAGGTAAATAAAGAAGGCTATGTTGTTGTAGAAAAAGGTAGCTGGTTAAAATAA
- a CDS encoding 50S ribosomal protein L21e: MVQMSEGFRRKTRKKLSKHPRERGLYPITRALREFKEGEYVHIVIDPSVHKGMPHPRFHGRTGVVVGKQGRAFIVKVRDGGKYKQIIAYPQHLRPATA; the protein is encoded by the coding sequence ATGGTTCAAATGAGTGAAGGATTTAGAAGAAAAACAAGAAAAAAATTATCAAAACACCCAAGAGAAAGAGGTCTCTACCCAATAACAAGAGCTTTGAGAGAGTTTAAAGAAGGAGAGTATGTCCATATAGTTATAGACCCATCAGTCCATAAGGGAATGCCACACCCAAGATTCCATGGAAGAACAGGAGTTGTTGTTGGTAAGCAAGGAAGAGCATTTATTGTTAAAGTAAGAGATGGAGGAAAATACAAACAAATCATTGCTTATCCACAGCATTTAAGACCAGCTACAGCTTAA
- a CDS encoding TIGR00375 family protein: MKKIFNLEPKIRDDERSNGIELKYYSRVLKNFFRDLFYCGDEKRAWNKALPNEFLYLPKNKQLQIFIGWWRGDKGVTTSEILMNQLRLISLRLGFIITFSKHIPKNPKIGDRKVIKYHTRWQGRISTLDENIVSILENEDIKLPRKDVRYGWIRGDYLYTPIIKIEKEFYNGYVYNLEVEDDSSYVTVSGTLHNCFTPWTSLYKSFDSIYDCYNKKPDFVELGLSADTDMADMIPELRDLPFLSNSDAHSYHPHRLGREFNQIEVDYIGGIEDNFEEIKKAIKHNKIVANYGLDPKLGKYHLTACSKCHTRFKLEDAKKYNWKCPKCKGSIKKGVLSRVEELSDGKIEHPKFRPPYYRIIPLAEMISLTIGKGIFTKAVQSLWEEFIKKYGNEIEVLINADIQELAKIHPKVAETINLFREGKIYIYPGGGGEYGKISFKPQKINWYREEITLDRWLKQ; the protein is encoded by the coding sequence ATGAAAAAAATATTCAACTTAGAACCAAAAATAAGAGATGATGAAAGAAGTAATGGCATTGAGTTAAAATATTACTCAAGAGTTTTAAAAAACTTCTTTAGAGATTTGTTTTACTGTGGAGATGAAAAAAGAGCATGGAACAAAGCACTACCAAATGAGTTTTTGTATCTCCCTAAAAATAAACAACTCCAAATATTTATTGGATGGTGGAGAGGGGATAAAGGAGTAACAACATCAGAAATTTTAATGAATCAACTAAGATTGATTTCTTTAAGATTGGGATTTATAATAACATTTAGCAAGCATATCCCAAAAAATCCAAAGATTGGAGATAGAAAAGTAATAAAATACCATACAAGATGGCAGGGAAGAATATCAACATTGGATGAAAATATTGTTAGCATATTGGAAAATGAGGACATAAAACTTCCAAGAAAAGATGTTAGATATGGATGGATTAGAGGAGATTATCTTTATACTCCAATTATAAAGATAGAAAAAGAGTTTTATAACGGCTATGTTTATAACCTAGAGGTTGAAGATGACTCAAGCTACGTTACTGTCTCTGGAACTTTACATAACTGCTTTACCCCATGGACTTCCCTCTACAAGTCATTTGATTCAATATACGACTGCTATAACAAAAAACCTGACTTTGTAGAGCTTGGTTTATCGGCAGATACAGACATGGCAGACATGATTCCAGAGTTGAGAGATTTGCCATTTTTATCAAATTCAGATGCCCATTCTTATCATCCTCATAGATTAGGAAGGGAATTTAACCAGATAGAGGTTGATTATATTGGGGGAATTGAAGATAACTTTGAAGAGATTAAAAAGGCAATAAAACATAATAAAATAGTGGCTAATTATGGATTAGACCCAAAATTGGGGAAATATCATTTAACCGCCTGTTCTAAATGCCATACAAGGTTTAAGTTGGAAGATGCTAAGAAATATAATTGGAAATGCCCAAAATGTAAGGGAAGTATAAAGAAGGGGGTTTTGAGTAGAGTTGAAGAGCTGAGTGATGGGAAGATAGAGCATCCAAAATTTAGACCGCCGTATTATAGAATAATCCCATTAGCTGAGATGATTAGCTTAACTATAGGCAAAGGGATATTTACAAAGGCTGTTCAAAGCTTATGGGAAGAGTTTATTAAAAAATATGGGAATGAAATTGAGGTTTTAATAAACGCAGATATTCAGGAATTAGCTAAGATTCATCCAAAAGTGGCAGAGACAATTAATCTGTTTAGAGAGGGGAAGATATATATTTATCCAGGTGGTGGTGGAGAGTATGGAAAGATTTCATTTAAACCTCAAAAGATTAATTGGTATAGAGAAGAGATAACTTTAGATAGGTGGTTAAAGCAATAA
- a CDS encoding 30S ribosomal protein S27e yields MELIPQPRTKFLRVQCPECNNEQVVFGSPATVVKCLTCGKVLVEPRGGKGKVKAKILEILG; encoded by the coding sequence ATGGAGTTAATCCCACAACCAAGAACAAAATTCTTAAGAGTCCAGTGTCCAGAATGCAACAACGAGCAAGTTGTGTTTGGAAGCCCAGCTACTGTTGTTAAATGTTTAACATGTGGGAAAGTTTTAGTTGAGCCAAGAGGAGGAAAAGGAAAAGTTAAAGCTAAGATTTTAGAAATTTTAGGTTAA
- a CDS encoding 50S ribosomal protein L44e codes for MKMPKKVRRYCPYCKKHTIHVVEKAKKGKPSELTWGQRQFRRVTAGYGGFPRPLPDRSKPVKKIDLRFKCTVCGKMHTKANGCFRSGRFEFVEK; via the coding sequence ATGAAAATGCCGAAAAAAGTTAGAAGATACTGTCCATACTGTAAAAAACACACTATTCATGTTGTAGAGAAGGCAAAAAAAGGAAAACCAAGTGAATTAACCTGGGGTCAGAGGCAGTTCAGAAGAGTAACAGCTGGTTATGGAGGTTTCCCAAGACCTTTACCAGACAGGTCAAAACCTGTTAAGAAAATTGATTTAAGATTTAAATGTACTGTCTGTGGAAAAATGCACACAAAAGCAAATGGTTGTTTCAGGTCAGGAAGATTTGAGTTTGTTGAGAAATAA
- a CDS encoding isopentenyl phosphate kinase: MLTILKLGGSILSDKNMPFSVKWDNLERIAMEIKNALDYYKNQNKEIKLILVHGGGSFGHPVAKKYLKIENDKKVFINMEKGFWDIQKAMRRFNNIVIDTLQSYDIPAVSIQPSSFVVFGDKLIFDTSAIKEMLKRGLIPVIHGDIVVDNNIGYKIISGDDIVPYLANELKADLILYATDVDGVLIDNKPVKRIDEKNIDEILSYLSGSNSIDVTGGMRYKIEMIRKNKCRSFVFNGNKVRNVYKALLGKVEGTEIDFSK; the protein is encoded by the coding sequence ATGCTAACTATTTTAAAATTAGGAGGTAGCATTTTATCAGACAAAAATATGCCTTTTTCAGTAAAATGGGATAACTTAGAGAGAATAGCAATGGAAATAAAAAACGCCTTAGATTATTATAAAAATCAAAATAAAGAAATAAAATTAATACTTGTGCATGGAGGAGGCTCTTTTGGACATCCTGTTGCTAAAAAATACTTAAAAATTGAAAACGATAAAAAAGTATTTATAAATATGGAGAAAGGATTTTGGGATATACAGAAAGCAATGAGAAGATTTAACAACATAGTTATAGATACTTTACAAAGCTATGATATCCCAGCTGTCTCTATACAACCATCTTCGTTTGTTGTTTTTGGAGATAAGTTAATTTTTGACACCTCTGCTATAAAAGAGATGCTTAAGAGAGGTTTAATTCCAGTTATTCATGGTGATATAGTAGTTGATAACAATATTGGCTATAAAATAATTTCTGGAGATGATATAGTTCCATATTTGGCTAATGAATTAAAAGCTGATTTAATACTTTACGCTACAGATGTTGATGGTGTTTTAATTGATAATAAACCTGTAAAAAGGATAGATGAAAAGAATATCGATGAAATATTAAGTTATTTAAGTGGCTCTAACAGTATAGACGTTACTGGTGGAATGAGATATAAGATAGAGATGATTAGAAAAAATAAGTGTAGGAGTTTTGTATTTAACGGAAATAAAGTAAGAAATGTTTATAAAGCTTTATTAGGAAAAGTAGAAGGAACAGAAATTGATTTCTCAAAATAA